The Sinorhizobium alkalisoli genomic interval CCTTCCTCCCGCATCTGCGGCACCCAGGCTTCCGCCGCTTTGACGATGTCACGGGCATTCGCCTTGCCCTCCAGGTTCTTGGCATCCCAGGTCATGATCTGCGGTGGCACAAAACCGATCAGGCCGATGCGGATCGGGTGTTCCTGGCCGGTGCCGTCCCTGACCTTGCGATCGAGAATGACATAAGGCTTGAGGAAGAGCGCATCCTCGCGCGGGTTCGCGGCAAGCGTGCCCTTCGTCAGGTTGGCGCAGACGAGCGGGAAGTTCGCGCCGTTCGCTACGTTGAACAGGAAGTCGAGCCCGTAGTTGAATTCGTGATTGCCGAGCGTGCCGCAATCGTAGCCGAGCACATTCATGGCGGCGATGATCGGATGCATGTCGCCTTCCTTCATCCCGCGCTGATAGGCGATATAATCGCCCATCGGATTTCCCTGCAGGAAATCGCCATTGTCGACGAGGATCGAGTTCGTCGCCTCGGCGCGGATCGCGTCCATGATCGAGGCCGTGCGCGCAAGCCCCATCGTGTCGTTCGGCTTGTCGGCATAATAATCGTAGGGGAAGACATGCACGTGAAGATCCGTCGTCTCCATGATCCGCAGATGCGCCTGATTCGCGGCCGCGCGGGTAGAGAAGGGGTGCAGCACGGCAAGTGCGGACGTAGCGGCGAGGCCGCCAAGCAGGGCGCGGCGCGATATGGGATGCAAAGCGGTGGTCGATGGCATGGGCGGATCTCCGTATTCTGGAATGCGGGCGGACTCGCTGCTCACAGGCGACCCTCCCGCTGGCCGTGATGTTACTGCAACTTCACCGCGTGACTATGACGATTTGCGGCCATAGTACCAAGAAGCAAAATCCTGTGGGTCGCCGACTTCTGAGAACCGGTAGGTAAGGCTTTTTTCAAATTTTACCTTTACTAGCCATTCGGTTGAAATCGGAAGTCACGTGCGCGCATGCCCAACGCCAATCTGATGCTCTTTCTCGGTGAGGCGCTGGTCTATGCCGCGGCCATGATCGGGCTTCTGCATCTGCGGACCCGTCTGGGGCTTGGCGTCTTCGTGGCGGCGCTCGGCGTGATGCATTTCATCGAGACCTATCTCGCCGCGGTCTTCTACGTCCAACTGCCGTTCGGCGTTATTTCCCCCGGCTCCGCCGTGTTCTTTTCCGGCAAGCTGATGATGATCCTCCTGCTTTATGTGAAGGAGGACGCCGCGACGGTGCGCCAGCCGATCTACGGTCTGCTTGCGGGCAACTTCCTGACCGTCGCTTTGAGCCTGCTGCTCAGGCAGCACGACACCGTGGCGATCGTGCAGAATCGCGTGGCCGACATCGCCTTCATAGACGAAATGGGATGGCTGATGGTCTGGGGCACGACGCTTCTCTATTTCGACGCAATCATCATCATTCTGCTTTACGAGAGGCTCGGCCGCTGGTTCCGCCGATTCGTGACCATCCGGTTCCTGATCAGCGGCGCGGCGGTGCTGACTTTGGATCAGATAGGCTTTTATACGGCACTTCATTTCATCAACGGCGCGCCCTTCGACGTCTTCTGGGGCGGCTGGATGGCGAAGATGCTGGCGGCACCCTTCTATGCCCTGGCGATCGGCTTCTATCTCACTGCTTCGCGCCATGCGTTCCTGGCGATTTCCGACCGCCCCTTGGCCGATGTCTTCAACGATCTGACCTTCCGCGAACGCTACGAGGATCTCTTGTCCCGCGCCGGTCATGATACGCTGACCGGGGCGCTCGATCGCGGACGCTTCGAGAGCGAAGGCCAGCAGGTGATGCGCGAGGCGGCGGCGAAGGATAAGCCGGTCAGCCTGCTTCTCATCGACGTCGATCGCTTCAAGAGCGTCAACGACACCCTGGGCCACATGGAAGGCGATCGGGTGCTGAAGAAGCTCGTCGAGACGGTGAGGGATCAACTGCGGCCGGTGGATCGCCTGTTCCGCTACGGCGGCGAGGAATTTATCGTGCTTTGCCCCGGCCTTGCCTATGCGGATGCGCACGCGCGGGCCGAGGACATAAGGCTGGCGGTCCCAAAGAGGGTGGCGACATCCGACGGACAGCCGGTCACGATCAGCATCGGCGTTTCGGCGACGCTTGCGGATGGCACCGGGATTCGCGAACTGCTGTCGGAGGCGG includes:
- a CDS encoding GGDEF domain-containing protein, which codes for MPNANLMLFLGEALVYAAAMIGLLHLRTRLGLGVFVAALGVMHFIETYLAAVFYVQLPFGVISPGSAVFFSGKLMMILLLYVKEDAATVRQPIYGLLAGNFLTVALSLLLRQHDTVAIVQNRVADIAFIDEMGWLMVWGTTLLYFDAIIIILLYERLGRWFRRFVTIRFLISGAAVLTLDQIGFYTALHFINGAPFDVFWGGWMAKMLAAPFYALAIGFYLTASRHAFLAISDRPLADVFNDLTFRERYEDLLSRAGHDTLTGALDRGRFESEGQQVMREAAAKDKPVSLLLIDVDRFKSVNDTLGHMEGDRVLKKLVETVRDQLRPVDRLFRYGGEEFIVLCPGLAYADAHARAEDIRLAVPKRVATSDGQPVTISIGVSATLADGTGIRELLSEADVRLYAAKSAGRNHVVGR